The Desulfovibrio fairfieldensis sequence TGGATCGCGGCGGCAGGGCAGACGCATAACCGGCGCAAATGAATTGAACTTACGGCTTCGTAGCGCGAGGCTGCGAGAGCAGCAGTTACATGGCATATGGTTATAAAAGAGCCCCGGCGGGTCAAGGCCGGGGCTCTTTGCGGATAATGCCGAAAATCGTTGTGCGCGCAACAGCGCGCTACTGGCTCATAAAGGCCGACATGGTCACCAGCGTATCCGTTACGGCGGAGTCAAAATGGTTCATGGCCGGACCTGTGTCCGCACCGGCCTTGATGGCCATCTCCAGTTCCAGAGCGGCGGCGGCCAGAGCCTTGGCCCCCAAATTGGCGGCCGCGCCCTTGGTGCTGTGCACCAGCTGGCGGGCGGTTTCCGTATCGCCGTTTTTCAGGGCCTGTTCCACCTTGGCCGGGCTGTCCCGCTCCGTCTCAATGAATTTTTGCAACAGCTTGACGTACAGGTCGCGTTTGTTGAGCACGCGGGCAATGGCTTCCTTCCAATCCAGAACTTCCTCGCTCATGATGTCCTTCTTAGCGTGGTTTGGTGAAAAAACGGATATGCTGTCCGGGAATGATGCCAGCAAGACCGGCCCATGACAAGGTCTTTATGCCGGACGCGTCCGGTATGGCGTTTGACGCGCTTCCGCTGCTTTCCTCTCTTGCGGCGGACGTTTGCGAAGCACGCGCAGGGCATTTGTGAAATCCTCTCGGGTAACACGGATGCTCTGCAGGCTTTCGTCCGGGATTCTTTCGCTGGAACGGAGCAGCATGTCCAGAGGCATCATCCTGCGCAATGCGGCATAGGCGGCTTCCCGCACGAGGAAAGCCAGTTCAGCGCCCGTATATCCGGCCAGACGCGCGGCCATGGCGGAAAAATCCACTGAATTCGCCAGAGGCAGACCACGCGCATGGATGGCAAGGATTTTCGCGCGTCCTCCGGCATCGGGTCTGCCAATGGGGATGATTTTGTCAAAACGGCCCGGGCGTAGCAAGGCGGAGTCCAACAGGTCCAGGCGGTTGGTCGCGCCCAGGATAAAAACCCTCCCCCCATCCTGAACGCCGTCCATCAGCGTCAGCAACTGCGCGGTAAACTTGGCGTCAAGGCGCAGACTTTCGGCGGAAGAGCGGGATTGCGCAATGGCGTCAATCTCATCGAAAAAAATAATTGCCGGTTGCGCCTTCTGTGCCCGCGCGAAAACATCTCTGAGTTTTTCCTCGGATTCGCCATGCCATTTGGTCACCAGTTCAGGCCCGTTGATCGGGATGAAGGCAGCGCTGCTTTCCGTGGCCAGGGCTCTGGCCAAAAGCGTTTTGCCGCAGCCGGGCGGGCCATGCAGCAGGCAGCCCCTGGACGGCATGATGCCGAGATGGCGCAGTATTTCAGGGTGCCGCAAAGGGAGCTCCACCTCTTCGCGTAATGCCCGCACCGCATCGTCGAGTCCGCCGATATCGGCATAGCGTGCGGGCCGCACGCGTGTTTTTTCCGCCTGTTTCTCTCCGGCCCCGGACGTGCTCCGAATGTCGGGCGCGGGCTTTGGGGATGCGGGGTTCCGGCCGGGACTGCGGCAGATTTCCGCCGCCTTTGCCGCCAGGACATC is a genomic window containing:
- a CDS encoding Hpt domain-containing protein, yielding MSEEVLDWKEAIARVLNKRDLYVKLLQKFIETERDSPAKVEQALKNGDTETARQLVHSTKGAAANLGAKALAAAALELEMAIKAGADTGPAMNHFDSAVTDTLVTMSAFMSQ
- a CDS encoding ATP-binding protein, whose translation is MDKPVFLLLEFPPDEAADADPALAAAWNMPGFDRRFLPERRATLRLPLEKAAAWRDSLFELWEMVRLRPGAALRVNNADVDDNGLKDVLHVHDCSRGHTDAKHCSPLHGWDWGCLFLAHMLPEARETDGDALRARLEKEAARLHLTLCPHFSADVLAAKAAEICRSPGRNPASPKPAPDIRSTSGAGEKQAEKTRVRPARYADIGGLDDAVRALREEVELPLRHPEILRHLGIMPSRGCLLHGPPGCGKTLLARALATESSAAFIPINGPELVTKWHGESEEKLRDVFARAQKAQPAIIFFDEIDAIAQSRSSAESLRLDAKFTAQLLTLMDGVQDGGRVFILGATNRLDLLDSALLRPGRFDKIIPIGRPDAGGRAKILAIHARGLPLANSVDFSAMAARLAGYTGAELAFLVREAAYAALRRMMPLDMLLRSSERIPDESLQSIRVTREDFTNALRVLRKRPPQERKAAEARQTPYRTRPA